The following proteins come from a genomic window of Trifolium pratense cultivar HEN17-A07 linkage group LG4, ARS_RC_1.1, whole genome shotgun sequence:
- the LOC123922165 gene encoding peroxisomal and mitochondrial division factor 2-like — protein sequence MTDFTGKNGKGSNKKIIAALEREKGELSTENAKKNEEISKMKIEIEKLRKDLDSTIELEKETARLRKEVVESKAETEKLRKMLEEKESKLEVIEKEGKELKQANVEMEMKVRELERKIGVIEMKEVEENSKSVRVEEMMKEKVDEKKREVEELKSVLIGKKNEVGKWMKENRELEEKIRVLEFSLMNMNEKGLEKNWSVVAAGSAGGIALLLLSSQQCIVATVLVPARVFALPIPKVQ from the exons ATGACAGATTTTACCGGAAAGAATGGAAAGGGgtcaaataagaaaataatcGCGGCTCTAGAACGCGAAAAAGGCGAGCTATCAACCGAGAACGCCAAAAAGAATGAAGAGATATCGAAAATGAAAATAGAGATCGAGAAATTACGTAAGGATTTGGATTCAACGATAGAGTTGGAGAAAGAGACGGCGAGGCTTAGGAAAGAAGTGGTGGAATCGAAAGCGGAGACGGAGAAACTAAGGAAGATgctagaagaaaaagaaagtaaGCTTGAGGTGATTGAAAAAGAAGGGAAAGAATTGAAACAAGCAAATGTGGAGATGGAAATGAAGGTTAGGGAATTGGAGAGGAAAATTGGAGTTATTGAAATGAAAGAGGTTGAGGAGAATAGTAAGAGTGTTAGGGTTGAGGAAATGATGAAAGAAAAAGTTGATGAGAAAAAAAGAGAGGTTGAGGAATTGAAGAGTGTTTTGATAGGGAAAAAGAATGAGGTTGGGAAATGGATGAAAGAGAATAGGGAATTGGAAgagaaaattagggttttggaATTTAGTTTGATGAATATGAATGAGAAGGGGTTGGAGAAAAATTGGTCAGTTGTTGCAGCTGGGTCTGCTGGTGGAATTGCattg CTTTTGTTATCAAGCCAACAATGCATTGTTGCAACAGTTCTTGTTCCTGCAAGAGTATTTGCACTTCCAATTCCAAAG GTTCAATGA